Proteins from one Bombyx mori chromosome 25, ASM3026992v2 genomic window:
- the LOC101745643 gene encoding H/ACA ribonucleoprotein complex subunit 3 gives MYLRYYLNDKGDREYTLATIDPFGKPTLSAHPARFSPEDKYSRHRIIIKKRFGLLLTQQPEPIH, from the exons atgtatCTCAGGTATTACTTAAACGATAAAGGCGATAGAGAGTACACATTAGCG ACCATCGACCCATTTGGAAAACCAACATTGTCAGCACATCCAG cTCGTTTTTCTCCTGAAGACAAATACTCAAGACACAGAATAATAATCAAGAAGAGATTTGGCCTGCTGCTTACACAACAACCTGAAcctattcattaa